GGCGAAATTGTTAAAGATGGTGCGCAGTTGCAGGATGAAGGCCGGCACGTCGCTTTCGCTCACCTGCCACAGCTGTTCCTTCACCAGCCTGTAGGCATCAACCTCCCTTCTCAGGGCACTGTTCTCCTTTTTGAAAGTGTCCACCGGATGTCCTCCTGGAATCTGTTTCGCCGCCTCCAGGTCGATGCTTCCATCGAGCACCGCGGTGTGAAGGTCACAGAAATCGAGGATCTCCTCTTCGGTCAATGCGTTGCTGTTGATCAGCTCCTGCTCCACCTCCACCACCTCGTGGTAGGGGATCTGTTGCAGGGCGTCGATTAGGCGGCTACGCAGCACTTCGGGGTTGTCCCCTTCGTGCAGCCGGAGCAGGAGGTGTTTCAGCAGCTCCTTGCGTTGGGAAGAATTGTTGATCAGTTCGCTCATACTTATTTAGTTTTGGAATACAAATATACTATTTAGAATCAATATGAATTGCAATCCGGATTCTATTCTATTCAATTTAATAAAATATTAACCAATGAGATTCATTTAGATTCATGTAGAGCGATTGACTCAGGCAATTCATGGTAGTTTTCTGCAGTAATTTTTCGTTTTGAAGGGTGTTGGATATAAAAAAGGTTATATTTGCAGAGAGAAAAGAAAAAAGTTTAATCCCTGAAAATAATATCAAAAGTCATGAGCAATCAACTAACCAGAAGAAAATTTTTCAAGACGGCAGCCGTGGGTGCTGCCGGTGTGGCACTGTTCCCGCAGTTCCTGGCATCCTGTATTCAAAACAAGAAAGCTGACGGCGACGGTATCCTCCGCCTTGGGTTTATCGGACTGGGTCAGCAAGCGATGTACCTGCTGGCCGGTTATCTCGGCATGGAAGGTGTGCAGGTCGTTGCCGGCAGTGATGTCTACGGTGTGAAACGGGAACGTTTCCTGAAGCGGGTGAACGCCCGTTACGCCGAAACCGGCGAAGAGGTTGTCGTGGAGACCTACGAGAACTACAAGGATCTGATCGCCCGCGACGACATCGACGTGGTGGTGATTGCCAGCCCCGATCACTGGCATGCCTTTATGGCGATCGATGCCTGTAACGCCAAGAAGCACATCTATCTGGAGAAACCGCTCACCTTCACCATCAAGGAGGGTCAGCTGCTCCGCCAGGCGGTACGCGACAACGGTGTGGTGCTGGGTGTGGGGAGCCAGCAGCGTTCCGATACCAACTTCCAGCACGCTGTGAAGATGGTGCAAGAGGGACGTATCGGTAAGATTGAAAAGGTGAACGCCTATGTGGGAGCACCACCCGTACCATACGACCTGCCCGAGGAGCCGGTGCCGGCCGACCTGAACTGGCCCATGTGGCTGGGACCATCGGAATACCTGCACTACAATGCACAGCTCAACCCGCCCATCTCGCTCGATCCCGAGCAGAATGAACAGTTCTGGGGTGCCTGGCGCTGGTACAAGGAGATTGGCGGCGGCTTCACCACCGACTGGGGTGCCCACATGTTCGACATCGCGCAATGGGGACTTGGCATGGATGAGAGCGGTCCCGTAGAGGTCATCCCGGCCGGCTACGAGGGAACCCAGTTCCTCACCTTCAAGTATGCCAACGGGGTTGTGATGACCGAGGAGCCGTTCAACGAGCAACAAACCAAGGGTGTCAAGTTCTGGGGCGACAAGGGATGGATTGAGATCTCCCGTGAGCATTTCCTCGCTTCCGACGAGAGCCTGTTGCCACCGGCCGCGGAAGTGTCGGAGGGAGCCTATGAGACACAGATCCCGCACCTGGAGAACTTCATCAACGCCGTAAAGACGAAGAGCGATCCTGTGGTGCCGGTAGAAATTGGTCACCGCTCCTGCACCGTCTGCACGTTGGGGAACATCGCCTACGACCTGGGGCGTCCCGTCAAGTGGGATCCCGCTGCAGAGAAGTTCGTA
This genomic window from Dysgonomonadaceae bacterium zrk40 contains:
- a CDS encoding Gfo/Idh/MocA family oxidoreductase, whose translation is MSNQLTRRKFFKTAAVGAAGVALFPQFLASCIQNKKADGDGILRLGFIGLGQQAMYLLAGYLGMEGVQVVAGSDVYGVKRERFLKRVNARYAETGEEVVVETYENYKDLIARDDIDVVVIASPDHWHAFMAIDACNAKKHIYLEKPLTFTIKEGQLLRQAVRDNGVVLGVGSQQRSDTNFQHAVKMVQEGRIGKIEKVNAYVGAPPVPYDLPEEPVPADLNWPMWLGPSEYLHYNAQLNPPISLDPEQNEQFWGAWRWYKEIGGGFTTDWGAHMFDIAQWGLGMDESGPVEVIPAGYEGTQFLTFKYANGVVMTEEPFNEQQTKGVKFWGDKGWIEISREHFLASDESLLPPAAEVSEGAYETQIPHLENFINAVKTKSDPVVPVEIGHRSCTVCTLGNIAYDLGRPVKWDPAAEKFVDDTEADGHRLFNKSYSEGYTL